Sequence from the Catenuloplanes indicus genome:
GCGATCGCGGCCTCGGTCGCGCTCGCCCCCGGCGCCTCCGCCGCGGCCGCCTGCGCCACCGCCTGGAGCGCGTCCGCCGTCTACGTCAAGGACAACACCGTCTCGTACGCGTCCCGCAACTACACCGCGAGGTGGTGGACCCAGAACGAGCTCCCGACCGCCAGCGGCCAGTGGGGCGTCTGGGCCGACAACGGCGCGTGCGGCGGCACCACCACGCCGACCACGCCGCCGCCGACCGGACCGACCACGCCGCCGCCCGCCACCGGCACCAAGATGGCGTCCGCGCCGTACATCTACCCCGGCTGGGGCAACCCGCCGGCGCCGGCCACCGTGATGAACGCGACCGGGATCAAGGCGTTCACCATCGCGTTCGTGCTGGCCAACGGCTGCAACCCGGTCTGGGACGGGGAGAGCGGGCTGACCGGCGGCGTGCACGCGAGCACGATCGCGGCGATCCAGGCGGCCGGTGGCAGCGTGGTCCCGTCGATCGGGGGCTGGAGCGGCAACAAGCTCGGCCCGAACTGCGCCACGCCCGAGGCGCTGGCCGGCGCGTACCAGAAGGTCATCAACGCGTTCGGCCTGAAGGCCATCGACATCGACATCGAGAACACCGACGAGTTCGAGAACTACGTGGTCCAGGACCGGATCCTCGGCGCCCTGAAGATCATCAAGCAGAACAACCCGTCGGTGACCACGATCCTCACCTTCGGTACCACGCCGACCGGCCCGAACGCGCACGGTATCCGTCTGATCAACCAGGCGAAGGCGCTCGGCGCGAACATCGACGTCTTCACCCAGATGCCGTTCGACTTCAACGGCGGCGCGGACATGTACGCCAGCACCGTGGGCGCGTCCGAGGGCCTGAAGAAGCAGCTCAAGACCACGTTCGGCTGGACCGACGCGCAGGCGTACTCGCGGATGGGCATCTCCGGCATGAACGGCCTCTCCGACCAGCAGGAGCTGACCACGGTCGAGACCTGGACCCGGATCCGCGACTACGCCCGCGGCAACAACCTCGCCCGCTTCACGTTCTGGGCCGTCAACCGCGACCGCGGCTGCGCCGGCGGCGGCGTCGTCTCCGACTGCAGCGGCATCGCGCAGGCCGACTGGGCCTTCACCAAGGTCAGCGCCGGCTTCTAGAACCCGTGCCGGAAGCGCTGCCGGGGGTACGTCGTACCCCCGGCAGCGCTTGTCTCTCAGGCCAGGGACGCGAGGATGAGCTGCGAGGTGGCGCGAGTGGTGGCCGCGACCGTGGCCGGGTCCCGGCCGGCGCGCTCCGCACCGGCCCGCATCACGCCGGACAGCAGCTCGACCGTCAGCGGCACGTCGCCGACGTCGCGGAACTCGCCGCGCGCGATCCCGTCCCGCAGCACGCGCTCCACCTCGGCCACGATCGCCGGGAACGGGCCGCCCGGCGCCTTCGGCGCGTCCGCGCCCACCGGCCGGAACATCAGCTGCAGCACCGGGTCGGTCAGCGCCGCCAGCACCACCTCGACGATCTCCCGCAGCCGCACGGCCGCCGGATCCGCCACCCGCGCCCCGATCCCGGCCACCCGCGCCACCGTGGGCCGGGCGATCCGCTCGGTCAGCGCCGCGATCAGCGCCCCTTTGTCGCGGGCGTAGTTGTACAGCGTGTTGCGGGCCAGCCCGGCCCGGGCCCCGATGTGCCCCATGGTGATCGAGTCGTAGTCGCGCTCGCGCAACAGCTCCCGCGTCGCCTGCTCCAGCCCGGCCCACACCATCTCATGGTGCTCCCCGATGCTGGCTCCCCTGATCCGCGGCATCCGGTCATCCTCCCCCACCGCGGCTGCCACCCCTGCGCGACCCGGCCGCCGTAGCCCCAACCCGCCGGCATCGAGGACCAGAACCGGGACATTTCTTTTCCCGCTTCCGGCGTGCTCGCGTTCCGAGTGCTCCCGCGGGCCCCGGTCGTCGCTGGCGCTCCTCCCTGCCGGTCGCGTGGTGGCCGAGCCGAACCCCCGCGCCCTACCCGGTCCCGGGTGCCGCCGCATTTCCGGGACTCGCTCGTTTCGCACCTCATGGAGGCCGAGCCTCGGACCACGAATCTCCCCTTCAGGAAGAAAGAATCGTTGGCGAACCGGGCGGGTTCGCGGAACCTGAGGAGGGTGAACACCATCGACGACCTTCCTGGGCCGCCCCGGCGTCCGGTCGTGGGCAATCTCCTGGATCTGGTCCGCACCCGGACACCGCACCGGCTGCTGGAGGGATGGGCCGACGATCATGGGCTGACCTTTCGGTTCCGCCCCGGGGGACAGCGGGACGTCGTGGTCACCGCCGATCCGGTGCTGGTGGACCTGGCGCTGCGCCGCCGCCCGGACGACTTCGGCCGGGACACCGGGATGTCCGCCGTGATCAACGAGATCGTCCCGCACGGCGTCTTCACCGCCGAGGGCGACCGGTGGCGGCGCCTTCGCAAGGTCGCTACGCAGTCGTTGAACGCGGCCTACCTGCGGCAGTACTTCACCACGATCACCAAGGTCACCGAGCGCCTCCTGCGGCGGTGGGAGGCGGCTGCGGCCGCCGGCGAGCGCGTCGACGTCCTGGACAGCATGATGCGCTACACGCTCGACGTGACCTCGGGCCTGGCGATGGGCCACGACCTCAACTCACTGGAGAGCACCGGTGAAGGCCTGCACCGCCGGCTCCCGATGCTGTTTCCCGCGTTCGCCCGGCGGATCAACGCGCCGTTTCCCTACTGGCGCCGGTTCAAGCTGCCCCAGGATCACCGGCTGGACGCCACCGTCCGTGAGATCGAGGCGCTGGTCAAGGAGCGCTTCGCGCACGCGAGGGCACGGGTGGCAGCGGGCGAGTCACCGGCCAACTTCCTCGAAGCGCTGGTGAAACCCTTGGAGAACGAGCCGGGGATCACCGACGAGGAAGTCTTCGGCAACGTCCTGACCATGCTGCTGGCGGGTGAGGACACCACCTCGTCGACCGCCGCGTGGGCGCTGCACTTCCTGGCCGAGCACCCGGACATCGCCGCGAAAGTCCGGGCCGAGGCCGACGAGGTGCTCGGCGATCAGCGGGTGCCCGGCGACCCGGCGACGATCGGCCGGTTGAGGTACGCCGAGGCGGTCGTCCACGAGGTCCTGCGGCTCCAGCCGGTCGCACCCATGGCGGGTCTGCAGAACCTCCGGGACATGACCGTTGCCCGCAGCGACGGGCGCGAGTTGTTCCTGCCCGCGAACACGCCGATCGTCGTGCTCACCTCCTACGGTGCCCGCCGCGACACGGCCCGGTTCCCCGACGCCGGCGTGTTCCGTCCCGAACGCTGGCTGGACGGCAGGCTGCCCGCCGAGGCGCTCCCGTTCGCGCCGTTCGGCAGCGGACCCCGCTTCTGCCCCGGTCGTAACCTGGCCCTGATCGAGGCGGCCATGGTCACCTCGGTCCTGGGCCGCCGGTTCGACCTCGCCGGAGACCGCACGGCCGGCATGGTCCACGAGCGAATGTCGTTCGCGGCCTACCCGGTCAACCTGCATCTGCACGTCACGGCCCGGCGCGACTCCCGGGACAGCGCGAACCCGGGCTCAGCGGTCCGGTAGGTCAGGGACCGCCGGGCGGGCCGAGAACCGGGCTCCGCCCCCTGAGGAGTCGGCCGGCGGACGAGTCAGCCGGGCTGGACGGCGGTGCGGGCCAGGTGCGGGTTCTCCTGGTGGGTGGCGGTGAGGCGGACCCGGGTCAGGCGCCAGCCGCCGGGCGTGCGGATCGCCTCGTTGTCGTAGAAGCCGGCGACCAGCCACCGGTCCGGGCCGTCGCCGGCGGTCTCCGGCGGCAGCCAGTGCTCGGCGCGGACATGAGCGTGGATCGTCGCCCGGTCGCCGTCGACCTCGATCACGTGGCCGGTGATCGCGTGGTGGGTGGCGGTGAACGTGGCGAACGAGGCGCGCAGGACGGCGGTGTAGTCGCCGAGCGGCACGGTCATCGGCGGGATGCCGGCGACCGAGGAGAAGTCGAGCGCGACCGGGTCGGCGAGCACGCGGCCGGGCAGGTCGGTGAAGTCCTTCAGGTCGGCGATGTCGGCGTATCGGCCCATCAGCTCGACGAGTGCGGCACGGTCGTCCATGCGAGTCCCCCTTTTAGCGACAACCTGTCGTGAAACATTACGACAGGATGTCGCGAAAAGGAAGCTCAACCTTTGCCGATGCCACTGGTCAGGCCACCGACCAGCTGGCGCTCCGCGAACGCGTAGCAGAGCAGCGCGGGGATCATGGCGAGCGTGACGTAGGCGAGGATGCGCGCGGTGTCGGCGGAGTACTGCGACTGGAACTGCTGGACGCCGAGGGGCAGCGTCCACCAGCGGGAGTCGTTGAAGACGATCAGCGGCAGCAGGTAGTTGTTCCAGCTGCCGACGACCGCGAGCACCGAGACCGTGCCGAGCGCGGGGCGGGACATCGGCAGCAGGATGCGCCAGAAGAACCGGACCGGGCCGGCGCCGTCCAGCACCGCGGACTCCTCCACCTCGGGCGGGATGCCGCGGAAGAAGCCGCGCAGCACCACGATGGTGACCGGCAGGCCGAACGCGATCTGCGGCAGCACCACGCCGAGCGGGTTGCCGAGCAGGCCCATCTCGCGCAGCAGCACGAACAGCGGCAGGATCGCGACCGCGAACGGGAACATCAGACCGATCGCGAACACGGTGAACAGCGTCTCCCGGCCCGGGAACGCGTAGCGGGCGAAGATGTACGCAGCCATCGCGCCGACCCCGACCACGCCCACGGTGGTGGCGATCGCGATACCGACGCTGTTGCCGGCCTGCCGCCAGAACGCGCCGGAGCCGAGGATGTCGGTGTAGTTGCCGGGGATCCACGGGTCCGGCAGCCCGAACGGGTTCGTGAACAGCTGGCCGTTGTCCTTGAACCCGCCGAGCACGCCGAACAGGATCGGGACCACGATGGCCGCGCCGACCAGGATGCTCAGCAGGTGCAGCGCGGCGTGCCGGGCCTTCATCGCCGGTCTCCCATCGTGGTGACCGCGCCCTCGAGGTCGCGGCGCAGGACGAAACGCTGGTAGAGCAGGCCGAAGACGAGACTGATCAGGAAGATCGCCATGCTGAACGCGCTCGCGTAGCCCACGTGGAACCGCTTGAAGCCCTCCTGGAACATGCTCACCGCGAGCGTCTCCGAGGAACGGATCGGCCCGCCGCCGGTGAGCACCCAGACCATGTCGAACAGCTGCACCGTGCCCAGCACGGACAGGAACACGCTGATCCGGATGGTCGGCCCGAGCAGCGGCAGCGTGATGTGCCGGAACGCGCGCCACGGGCCGGCGCCGTCGGTCGCGGCCGCGTCGTGCAGTTCCGGCGGGATGCTCTGCCGGGCGGCCAGGTAGAGCAGCGTATGGAAGCCGAAGTACTTCCACGAGATGACCAGGAACAGCGAGTACATCACGGTGTCCGGGTCGGCGAGCCAGGTCGCTCCGAGGTCGCCGAGGCCGATCAGCCGGGTGATGTGGTTGGCCAGGCCCTGGTTCGGCGAGAAGATCATGGTGAACAGCACCGCGGTGACCACTTCGGACAGCACGTACGGCGCGAAGAACACCAGCCGGTAGACGCGCCGGCCGCGCAACGGCTGGTTGAGCAGCATCGCCAGGCCGAGCGAGACCGGCAGCTGGATCAGGATCGACAGCGTCACCAGCAGCAGCGTGCGCCGCAGGTCACCGACGAAGATCTCGTCGACGAGCAGCCGCCGGAAGTTCTCCAGGCCGACGAACTCGGTGGGTACGCCGAAGCCGTTCCAGGTGAACAGGCTCGCGTAGCCGGCGACCACGATCGGGGCCAGCACCAGCAGCCCGAACAGCAGCAGCGCGGGCGCGAGGAACAGCACGATGGTCGGCCAGGGCCGGCGGCGCCGGGCCCGGGTGCGGACCGGCGGCCGGGCCGGTGCGGCCGGCCGCCGTTCGATGATGACCACCGTCCGTCAGCCCTGCTTCGCCACGGTGGTGATGGCCGCGGCGACGTCCTGCGGGCTCGCCTGACCGGCCAGCAGCTCCGCCACGCTGTCGTTGACCTGCTGGCCGACCGCGGGCGCGAACGCCTGGTCCAGGTAGAGCTGGAAACCGGTCGAGGAGCCGAGGATGTCCGCCACGCTCTTCAGGTTCGGGTCGGTGACCGCGTCCTGGGCGGCCTTGACCACCGGCAGCACGCCCGCGGTCTTCGCCTCGATGCGCGCGTTGTCCGGCTGGGCGATGAAGCGGAGGAAGTCGATCGCCTTCGCCGGTGCGTTCCGGCCGATCGCGAACCCGCCGCCGCCGCCGAACGCGTCGGTGATCCGGCCCCTGCCGCCGTCGACCGCGGGGAACGGGAAGAAGCCGAGCTTGTCGCCGAGCCCGGCCTTGCCGGCCGAGGAGTCCTTCTGCACGGTGGGCGCCCATTGGCCCATCAGTTCCATCGCGGCCTTGCCGTTGCCCATCGTGGCGGCCTGGCCGTCCGCCGTGGAGTACCCCGCGGCGAGGAAGCCGGTCTGGAACGGTTGCAGCGCCACGAGTTCGGACAGCCGCTCGCCGGCGGTGACGAAGTCCGGTGCGGCGAAGCTCTTGTCGGCCGCGGCCTGCCGCATCAGGTCCAGGCCGCCGATCCGCAGCGCCAGGTAGGCCCAGTAGTAGTGGCCGGGCCACTTCTCCTTGCCGGCCAGCGCGATCGGCGTGACGCCCGCGCTCTTGAGCCTGCCGACCGCGTCGAGCAGCCCGGCCCAGGTGTCCGGCGGTGTGGTCACGCCGGCCTTGGCGAACAGTTCCTTGTTGTACCAGAAGCCGACCATGCCGGTGTCCACCGCGGACGCGTAGACCTTGTCGTCGATGGTGTAGGCGTCCAGCGCGGCCGGGATCAGCTGGTCGCGCCAGCCGCCGACGTCGGCCGTGAGGTCCTTGATCATCCCGGCCTCGGCCTGCTGGGCGAGTACGCCGCCACCCCAGGTGTGGAAGATGTCCGGCGGGTCACCGGCCTGGATGTTCGTGGTCAGCTTGGTCTTGAACGCCTCGTTCTCCAGCGCGGTGATCTCGATGGTCACGCCGGGGTTCGCGGCCTCGAACCGGCGGGCCATGTCCGCCCACGCGGACAGCATCGGGTCGGTGTTCGCGATGTGCCACCACCGGATCGTCCCGCCGGCGGCGCCGCCGCTCCCGCTCCCGCCGTCACCGCATGCACCGAGCGCCAGGCCGGCGGCTCCGGCACCGGCCAGGCCCAGCAACGACCTGCGACTGATTCGCATCACCAGGGACCCCTTTCCGCAAGGGCGTATCGGAACGGCCGGCATCACGATTGCCGAAACTTTCGCCCACCGACCGGAATTTGCGAAGCTGCATGCGCACGTTACGAGACGGTGATCGATGGGTCAAGAGGATGAATCGCCCTGTCAGATGGCCTGCGACCTGCCGATCCGGCTGTTAGTAACCCTTTTTCGACGGTACGTCGTGCGGGCGCTGTGCACGGAGCGCGCAGCCGCGCAAATCGGTACGTAGTCTGAAAGTTTCGGACTAGCCGGTGAGTCCGGCGGCCATCTCGGCCACGGTGTGCGCGTGGATGCCGGGCCACGGCGCACCAGCGACCCGCTCCGCCACGTCGCGCACGTGCCGTTCGGCGGTGTGCGCGAGCCCGTCGTAGACGGCGGCGAACAGCTCGCGGGCGGGCTCGCGCGGCCAGTCCGCCGGGAGCAGCCGGGCCGGCAGCGCGGGGTCGAGAACCGGCATCCGCCGGTAGTCGTCCATCACCTCGGTCCGGATCCGCACCGCCTCCGCACCGGACGCCGGCCGGGCCGGCGTCGCGTGCCAGCGCGCCACGAACGCGGCGTACTCGCCCGCGATAGCCGCGACGTCCCACGCCTCGAGCGGCGCGCGGCCGTCCCCGGCGTGCCGGGCCCGGAACACGGTCAGCGCACCGGGCGCGAGCCGCTCCAGTTCCGCCTGCGCCGGCGCGTCGAGCGCGCGCGGCGAGACCCACAGCCCGTCGTACAGCGGGGCGTACCCCATCCACCGCAGCTGCGTGCGGAGCCCGCGCCGGCGCGTGGTCTCGGCCTGCGGCAGCGAGAACGCGACCAGCGTCCAGTGCTCGTCCCACGGCTCCACGCCGGCCGGCGAGACGATCGCGCGCCCACCCACGGTCAGGAAGGCGGCCGCGGCCGCGGTGAGCCGGTAGGAGCTCTGCCGCCCGCGCCGGGCGCCCTCCAGCACGCCGCGGCGGGCGAGCCGGCTGATCGCGGTGCGCGCACCGGCCGGACTCACGCCGGCCTCGCCGAGCAGCGCGACGACCGCAGCCGACGGCAGCCAGGCCCGGGTGCGCAGCGTGTAGTCGGCCAGCAGCGTCACGGCCAGGCCCTGCGGCGAGTTGCCGTTCTGGCGCCGCGGCAGCCGCACCGCACCGGCCGCGTCCTCCGGAAAGATCTCCTCGATGTCGTACGGGCTGGTCACGCGACGCTCCGGCGGGCTGCTGAGGACGGTCGATCTTCACTTTAGACCGCCGCGGCACAATTTAATTGATATGCGTCGATTGACAGTTCGGTGGCCGCGGAGCAAGCTAAGTGTCACGCGTCGGTCCACGCGAGCCGACACGTCCGGGCGATCGCCGGCTCCGTGCCGCCGCCTCCTCTCGCCTCCCTCGAGGAGATGCCACCATGAGATTCAAGAAGACACTGCTGCTCGGTACGGCCGCACTGACCGTCCTCGCCGCACTCACGCTGCCGGCGGGCCGTCCCGCGTTCGCCGCCTCGCTGACCGAGGTGACCTCGTTCGGCGACAACCCGGGCGGCATGCGCATGCACGTCTACGTCCCGGACTCCCGACCGGCGAACCCGCCGATCGTGGTGGCCATGCACGGCTGCGGCGGCTCCGGGCCCGGCTTCTACAGCGGCAGCGAGTTCGCCGCGCTGGCCGACCGGCACGGGTTCATCGTGATCTACCCGTCCGCGATGCAGGAGGCCGGGTTCGGCAAGTGCTTCGACACCTGGTCGGCCGCGGCGAAACGACGCGGCGGCGGCAGCGACCCGGTCTCGATCGCGTCGATGGTCGCCTACGCCGGCCGGCAGTACGGCGGCGACCAGAACCGGGTCTACGCCACCGGCAGCTCCTCCGGCGGCATGATGACCCAGCACCTGCTGGCCGTCTACCCCGACCTGTTCCGGGCCGGCGCGTCGTTCATGGGCGTGCCGTACGACTGCTTCGCGAACGCGGCCGACTACCCGCCCGGCGCCAGCCGGTGCACCGGCGGCGCGATGAACCGCACGCCGCAGCAGTGGGGCGACGCCGTCCGTCAGGCCTACCCGGGATACACCGGGCCGCGGCCTCGGGTGCAGCTGTGGCACGGCACCAACGACACGCTGGTGCCGTACTCGCTGCTCCAGGAGTCGGTGGAGCAGTGGACCGACGTGGCCGGGCTGTCCCAGACCCCGACGTCCACCGACACCCCGCAGGCCGGGTGGAACCGCCGCCGGTTCGCGGACGCCACCGGCGACGTACGGGTCGAGGCGTACGCCGTCCAGGGCGCCGGCCACACGCTGCCGAGCACCGGCATGGCCGCGGCGGCCGTCGCGTTCTTCGGCCTCACCACGCCGCCGTCCACCCCGCCGTCCACTCCGACGCCCACGCCGCCGAACACCCCCACACCCACGCCACCGGTGACCGGGGCGTGCCGGGTCACCGACGCGATCAACGCCTGGAACACCGGGCTGACCTCGGCGATCACGATCGCCAACACCGGCACCGCGCGCGTCGACGGCTGGTCGCTGTCGTTCACACTGCCCGCCGGGCAGACGATCACGTCGGGCTGGAACGCCACGTACACGCCGTCCTCCGGCCAGGTCACCGCGCGCAACGCCGGCCACAACGCGGCGATCGCGCCCGGAGCCTCGGTCTCCATCGGCTTCCAGGCCACGCACACCGGCAACACGGCCGCACCGTCGTCGTTCAGCCTGAACGGCGCCGCCTGCACCGTCGCCTGAACCTCCGTTCCCCGCCACCGTCGCGCCCGGCCCCGGGCCGGGCGCCTCACCGCAGGAGTGACCTCAGATGACCGGACAACCGACACGGAGACACCGGATACTCGGCACCGCCGTAGCCGCCGTACTGCTGGCCGCCGCCGGAGCGATCGCGCTGACCGGCGGGACCGCCACGGCCGGGCAGACCGGCACGCTCGCCGCCACCGCCGGGTGCGGCAAGAACCCGACGCTGCGCGACGGGACGTACACCATCCAGAGCGGCGGGCGGGCGCGCACGTACCAGCTGCGGCTGCCCGGCAACTACGACAACAACCGGGCGTACCGGCTGGTGGTCGGGCTGCACTGGCTCAACGGCAGCGCGAGCGACGTGGTCGGCAACGGGTTCTACGGCCTCCAGGCGCAAGCCGCAAACAGCGCGATCTTCGTTGCGCCGCAGGGCCTGGACGCCGGCTGGGCGAACACCGGCGGCCGGGACGTCACGCTGGTCGACGACATCCTGCGCACGGTCGAGAACGACCTGTGCGTCGACACGTCCCAGCGGTTCGCGCTCGGCTTCAGCTACGGCGGCGCGATGAGCTTCGCGCTCGCCTGCGCCCGGCCGGCCGTGTTCCGGGCGGTGGCGCCGATCGCCGGTGCGAACCTCAGCGGCGGATGCTCGTCGGCGTCGCAGCCGGTCGCGTACTTCGGCATCCACGGCACCCGGGACAGCGTCCTGAACATCTCCTCGGGCCGGTCGATCCGGGACGTGTTCGTCCGCGCGAACGGCTGCACC
This genomic interval carries:
- a CDS encoding extracellular catalytic domain type 1 short-chain-length polyhydroxyalkanoate depolymerase, producing the protein MRFKKTLLLGTAALTVLAALTLPAGRPAFAASLTEVTSFGDNPGGMRMHVYVPDSRPANPPIVVAMHGCGGSGPGFYSGSEFAALADRHGFIVIYPSAMQEAGFGKCFDTWSAAAKRRGGGSDPVSIASMVAYAGRQYGGDQNRVYATGSSSGGMMTQHLLAVYPDLFRAGASFMGVPYDCFANAADYPPGASRCTGGAMNRTPQQWGDAVRQAYPGYTGPRPRVQLWHGTNDTLVPYSLLQESVEQWTDVAGLSQTPTSTDTPQAGWNRRRFADATGDVRVEAYAVQGAGHTLPSTGMAAAAVAFFGLTTPPSTPPSTPTPTPPNTPTPTPPVTGACRVTDAINAWNTGLTSAITIANTGTARVDGWSLSFTLPAGQTITSGWNATYTPSSGQVTARNAGHNAAIAPGASVSIGFQATHTGNTAAPSSFSLNGAACTVA
- a CDS encoding carbohydrate ABC transporter permease; the protein is MVIIERRPAAPARPPVRTRARRRRPWPTIVLFLAPALLLFGLLVLAPIVVAGYASLFTWNGFGVPTEFVGLENFRRLLVDEIFVGDLRRTLLLVTLSILIQLPVSLGLAMLLNQPLRGRRVYRLVFFAPYVLSEVVTAVLFTMIFSPNQGLANHITRLIGLGDLGATWLADPDTVMYSLFLVISWKYFGFHTLLYLAARQSIPPELHDAAATDGAGPWRAFRHITLPLLGPTIRISVFLSVLGTVQLFDMVWVLTGGGPIRSSETLAVSMFQEGFKRFHVGYASAFSMAIFLISLVFGLLYQRFVLRRDLEGAVTTMGDRR
- a CDS encoding cellulose binding domain-containing protein — translated: MTGQPTRRHRILGTAVAAVLLAAAGAIALTGGTATAGQTGTLAATAGCGKNPTLRDGTYTIQSGGRARTYQLRLPGNYDNNRAYRLVVGLHWLNGSASDVVGNGFYGLQAQAANSAIFVAPQGLDAGWANTGGRDVTLVDDILRTVENDLCVDTSQRFALGFSYGGAMSFALACARPAVFRAVAPIAGANLSGGCSSASQPVAYFGIHGTRDSVLNISSGRSIRDVFVRANGCTAQNPPEPGQNSGTHITTAYTGCRSGYPVQWAAHDGDHVPLPTDRNAGTSWVGPEVWRFFSQFGSVTQPTTPPPTTPTGTPPTTTPPAETACRATAAVNAWNNGLTANITVTNTGGSALNGWTLAFTLPAGQTVTNGWNATYTPTSGRVTATNVGHNAQLAPGASVTFGFQATHTGDSGAPAAYALNGSACG
- a CDS encoding carbohydrate ABC transporter permease → MKARHAALHLLSILVGAAIVVPILFGVLGGFKDNGQLFTNPFGLPDPWIPGNYTDILGSGAFWRQAGNSVGIAIATTVGVVGVGAMAAYIFARYAFPGRETLFTVFAIGLMFPFAVAILPLFVLLREMGLLGNPLGVVLPQIAFGLPVTIVVLRGFFRGIPPEVEESAVLDGAGPVRFFWRILLPMSRPALGTVSVLAVVGSWNNYLLPLIVFNDSRWWTLPLGVQQFQSQYSADTARILAYVTLAMIPALLCYAFAERQLVGGLTSGIGKG
- a CDS encoding cytochrome P450 yields the protein MEAEPRTTNLPFRKKESLANRAGSRNLRRVNTIDDLPGPPRRPVVGNLLDLVRTRTPHRLLEGWADDHGLTFRFRPGGQRDVVVTADPVLVDLALRRRPDDFGRDTGMSAVINEIVPHGVFTAEGDRWRRLRKVATQSLNAAYLRQYFTTITKVTERLLRRWEAAAAAGERVDVLDSMMRYTLDVTSGLAMGHDLNSLESTGEGLHRRLPMLFPAFARRINAPFPYWRRFKLPQDHRLDATVREIEALVKERFAHARARVAAGESPANFLEALVKPLENEPGITDEEVFGNVLTMLLAGEDTTSSTAAWALHFLAEHPDIAAKVRAEADEVLGDQRVPGDPATIGRLRYAEAVVHEVLRLQPVAPMAGLQNLRDMTVARSDGRELFLPANTPIVVLTSYGARRDTARFPDAGVFRPERWLDGRLPAEALPFAPFGSGPRFCPGRNLALIEAAMVTSVLGRRFDLAGDRTAGMVHERMSFAAYPVNLHLHVTARRDSRDSANPGSAVR
- a CDS encoding TetR/AcrR family transcriptional regulator, giving the protein MPRIRGASIGEHHEMVWAGLEQATRELLRERDYDSITMGHIGARAGLARNTLYNYARDKGALIAALTERIARPTVARVAGIGARVADPAAVRLREIVEVVLAALTDPVLQLMFRPVGADAPKAPGGPFPAIVAEVERVLRDGIARGEFRDVGDVPLTVELLSGVMRAGAERAGRDPATVAATTRATSQLILASLA
- a CDS encoding PaaX family transcriptional regulator; its protein translation is MTSPYDIEEIFPEDAAGAVRLPRRQNGNSPQGLAVTLLADYTLRTRAWLPSAAVVALLGEAGVSPAGARTAISRLARRGVLEGARRGRQSSYRLTAAAAAFLTVGGRAIVSPAGVEPWDEHWTLVAFSLPQAETTRRRGLRTQLRWMGYAPLYDGLWVSPRALDAPAQAELERLAPGALTVFRARHAGDGRAPLEAWDVAAIAGEYAAFVARWHATPARPASGAEAVRIRTEVMDDYRRMPVLDPALPARLLPADWPREPARELFAAVYDGLAHTAERHVRDVAERVAGAPWPGIHAHTVAEMAAGLTG
- a CDS encoding glycosyl hydrolase family 18 protein, which codes for MSLRRSFAAAIATAVAGTAIAASVALAPGASAAAACATAWSASAVYVKDNTVSYASRNYTARWWTQNELPTASGQWGVWADNGACGGTTTPTTPPPTGPTTPPPATGTKMASAPYIYPGWGNPPAPATVMNATGIKAFTIAFVLANGCNPVWDGESGLTGGVHASTIAAIQAAGGSVVPSIGGWSGNKLGPNCATPEALAGAYQKVINAFGLKAIDIDIENTDEFENYVVQDRILGALKIIKQNNPSVTTILTFGTTPTGPNAHGIRLINQAKALGANIDVFTQMPFDFNGGADMYASTVGASEGLKKQLKTTFGWTDAQAYSRMGISGMNGLSDQQELTTVETWTRIRDYARGNNLARFTFWAVNRDRGCAGGGVVSDCSGIAQADWAFTKVSAGF
- a CDS encoding nuclear transport factor 2 family protein, with amino-acid sequence MDDRAALVELMGRYADIADLKDFTDLPGRVLADPVALDFSSVAGIPPMTVPLGDYTAVLRASFATFTATHHAITGHVIEVDGDRATIHAHVRAEHWLPPETAGDGPDRWLVAGFYDNEAIRTPGGWRLTRVRLTATHQENPHLARTAVQPG
- a CDS encoding extracellular solute-binding protein, whose product is MRISRRSLLGLAGAGAAGLALGACGDGGSGSGGAAGGTIRWWHIANTDPMLSAWADMARRFEAANPGVTIEITALENEAFKTKLTTNIQAGDPPDIFHTWGGGVLAQQAEAGMIKDLTADVGGWRDQLIPAALDAYTIDDKVYASAVDTGMVGFWYNKELFAKAGVTTPPDTWAGLLDAVGRLKSAGVTPIALAGKEKWPGHYYWAYLALRIGGLDLMRQAAADKSFAAPDFVTAGERLSELVALQPFQTGFLAAGYSTADGQAATMGNGKAAMELMGQWAPTVQKDSSAGKAGLGDKLGFFPFPAVDGGRGRITDAFGGGGGFAIGRNAPAKAIDFLRFIAQPDNARIEAKTAGVLPVVKAAQDAVTDPNLKSVADILGSSTGFQLYLDQAFAPAVGQQVNDSVAELLAGQASPQDVAAAITTVAKQG